One Erythrobacter sp. SDW2 genomic region harbors:
- a CDS encoding methyltransferase: protein MNWKMRLALRRNAVLGSARFQRWASHWPIVRSVARYRAARQFDLIAGFVYTQVTQVYVTTGLLAALRERVMRLDEVQGLTGLSEAAALRLLRAGEGIGLSESAQEGVWTLGRTGAELSANDGAMAMVAHHALLYRDLANPLELLRRAPGEGTALSAFWTYAMPGGAEQSAQPYSQLMAATQPMVWQQVIGHYRFDSHRRMLDVGGGSGGFVEAIGTHATGLKLGIFDLPEVVMLARNRVAGTALEPRVALHPGSFRTDPIPTGYDLVTLVRILHDHDDDVAQALLGSIFESLPSGGKLLIIEPMARTRGAKAMGDSYFGLYLWAMGSGRPRPFAEIAGMARKAGFARVVEIDTPLPIIARALLARKAS from the coding sequence TTGAACTGGAAGATGCGGCTGGCGCTGCGGCGGAACGCCGTGTTGGGCAGCGCGCGCTTCCAGCGCTGGGCTTCGCACTGGCCGATCGTCCGCAGCGTGGCGCGATACAGGGCGGCGCGGCAGTTCGATCTGATCGCGGGCTTCGTCTACACCCAGGTCACGCAGGTCTATGTCACTACGGGCTTGCTTGCCGCGCTGCGTGAGCGGGTTATGCGCCTCGATGAGGTGCAGGGCCTTACCGGATTGAGCGAAGCGGCGGCGCTGCGACTGCTGCGTGCTGGCGAGGGGATCGGGCTGAGCGAGTCGGCGCAGGAAGGTGTTTGGACCCTCGGCCGGACGGGGGCAGAGCTCTCTGCAAACGATGGTGCCATGGCGATGGTGGCGCATCATGCGCTGCTTTATCGCGACCTCGCAAATCCGCTCGAATTGCTGCGCCGCGCTCCGGGTGAAGGCACCGCCCTGTCCGCCTTCTGGACCTATGCCATGCCTGGTGGGGCCGAGCAGTCGGCGCAGCCCTATTCGCAGCTGATGGCCGCCACTCAGCCGATGGTGTGGCAGCAGGTTATCGGGCACTATCGCTTCGATTCGCATCGGAGAATGCTCGATGTCGGCGGCGGATCGGGCGGCTTTGTCGAGGCCATCGGGACCCATGCGACCGGCCTCAAGCTCGGGATCTTCGACCTTCCGGAAGTGGTCATGCTCGCCCGCAACCGCGTCGCCGGAACCGCGCTGGAGCCTCGCGTGGCCCTCCACCCGGGCAGCTTCCGGACAGACCCGATCCCGACCGGCTACGACCTCGTAACGCTGGTGCGGATCCTGCACGATCATGACGACGACGTCGCGCAGGCCTTGCTCGGCTCGATCTTCGAGTCGCTGCCTTCCGGCGGCAAGTTGTTGATTATCGAACCGATGGCCCGAACGCGCGGCGCCAAGGCCATGGGCGATAGTTATTTCGGGCTCTATCTCTGGGCCATGGGCTCGGGCCGCCCACGCCCCTTCGCAGAGATCGCCGGAATGGCCCGAAAGGCCGGATTTGCGCGAGTCGTGGAGATCGACACCCCACTGCCGATCATCGCCCGGGCCCTGCTGGCGCGCAAAGCCAGCTGA
- the bchC gene encoding chlorophyll synthesis pathway protein BchC: METSAIILDAPERLSLRNLELIPLTENDVRVEIHWSGISTGTEKLLWTGKMPAFPGMGYPLVPGYESIGRVVETGLAATSRLGEWVFVPGANCYREARGLFGGSARTVILPSARALTISESLGRDGILYALAATALHAIAHGSPPELIVGHGILGRLLARLTIAAGAPPPVVWDTNTARQDGAQGYEVIHPEDDDRRDYASIYDVSGDASAMDAFIARLAKGGELVLAGFYSQPIQFTFPPAFQREARLRIAAEWQPEDLASVDALIETGALDLSGLISHQAPATDAARAYPTAFADPQCLKMVLDWRECA, from the coding sequence TTGGAAACATCCGCCATCATTCTCGACGCGCCAGAGCGTCTATCCTTGCGGAACCTTGAACTGATTCCCCTGACCGAGAACGATGTGCGTGTCGAAATCCACTGGAGCGGCATCAGCACCGGCACCGAAAAGCTGCTCTGGACCGGCAAAATGCCCGCATTTCCGGGAATGGGGTATCCGCTGGTGCCTGGATACGAGTCGATCGGGCGAGTGGTCGAAACCGGCCTCGCCGCGACTTCCAGGCTGGGTGAGTGGGTCTTCGTGCCTGGTGCCAACTGCTATCGCGAGGCGCGTGGCCTGTTCGGCGGATCGGCCCGCACCGTCATTCTCCCCTCCGCCCGCGCGCTGACGATTTCCGAGTCGCTGGGCCGTGACGGCATTCTCTATGCTTTGGCAGCGACCGCACTGCATGCCATCGCCCATGGCAGCCCGCCCGAACTGATCGTCGGACATGGCATCCTCGGCCGGCTGCTGGCGCGGCTGACGATAGCAGCGGGGGCGCCGCCGCCCGTGGTGTGGGACACCAATACCGCCCGCCAGGACGGTGCGCAGGGCTATGAGGTCATCCACCCGGAAGATGACGACCGGCGGGACTATGCCAGCATCTACGACGTCAGCGGCGATGCCTCGGCCATGGATGCCTTCATCGCGCGGCTGGCGAAGGGCGGCGAGCTGGTCCTGGCGGGGTTCTACAGCCAACCGATCCAGTTCACTTTCCCGCCGGCATTCCAGCGCGAAGCACGGCTGCGGATCGCTGCCGAATGGCAACCCGAAGACCTCGCCTCGGTCGACGCACTGATAGAAACCGGCGCGCTCGACCTGTCGGGGCTCATTTCACACCAGGCCCCCGCGACCGACGCGGCGCGCGCCTATCCCACCGCCTTTGCAGACCCGCAGTGCCTCAAGATGGTGCTC
- the crtD gene encoding 1-hydroxycarotenoid 3,4-desaturase CrtD: MTETPTIIIGAGIGGLASAALLSARGVPVVVLEKDHSPGGKIRQLPVGDAEIDAGPTVFTMRPALEAIFVDAGARLEDHLTLTRADVLARHAWDETGHLDLHADHETSVDAVGRFAGARAAAGFRSFSAEAKRIHDILDKPFLQGSKTYPPGLMWRIGLRRIGALLAIRPYESLWKVLGEHFDDPRLRQLFGRYTTYCGSAPFHTPATLMLIAHVEAQGVWAIEGGMSALAAALEGVARANGARFRYGANATWIPTRGGRVIGVGLESGEVMETGSVICNADPAALAKGLFGKSVARAVRPVPPAKRSLSAMVWLAKARTSGFPLNHHNVFFSPDYPREFAEIAQGRVPSAPTAYVCALDRGAGAVPDGPERLQVIVNAPANGDTHSYGPEERERCTSTMLERLQACGLELETPLPHALVTPSDFSTRFPATGGALYGRASHGWAASFLRPGSRTAIHGLYCAGGATHPGAGVPMAALSGRLASEAVLHDRASTRWYHRKATAGGMSMRSANAAPTG; the protein is encoded by the coding sequence ATGACGGAAACGCCGACCATCATCATCGGGGCGGGCATAGGGGGACTTGCCAGCGCTGCGCTGCTCTCGGCGCGCGGGGTGCCGGTGGTGGTGCTGGAGAAGGATCATTCGCCCGGCGGAAAGATCCGGCAACTGCCGGTGGGCGATGCCGAAATCGACGCCGGACCCACTGTCTTTACCATGCGCCCGGCGCTCGAGGCCATTTTTGTCGATGCCGGGGCCCGGCTGGAAGATCACCTCACCTTGACCCGCGCCGATGTGCTCGCGCGCCATGCTTGGGATGAGACGGGCCATCTCGATCTCCATGCCGATCACGAGACCAGCGTCGATGCCGTGGGCCGCTTTGCCGGCGCCCGCGCCGCCGCAGGGTTCCGCAGCTTTTCCGCCGAGGCCAAGCGCATCCATGACATTCTCGACAAGCCGTTCCTGCAAGGCAGCAAGACCTACCCGCCCGGCCTGATGTGGCGCATCGGGTTGAGGCGGATCGGTGCCCTGCTCGCGATCCGCCCCTACGAGAGCCTGTGGAAGGTGCTGGGCGAGCATTTCGACGATCCACGTTTGCGCCAGCTGTTCGGGCGTTACACCACCTATTGCGGCTCCGCGCCGTTCCACACCCCGGCCACGCTGATGCTGATCGCCCATGTCGAGGCGCAGGGTGTGTGGGCGATAGAGGGCGGGATGAGCGCCCTCGCCGCCGCACTTGAAGGCGTTGCCCGAGCCAATGGCGCGCGCTTCCGCTATGGTGCCAACGCGACCTGGATCCCGACCCGAGGCGGCCGGGTTATCGGAGTGGGGCTCGAGAGCGGCGAAGTAATGGAGACCGGCTCGGTTATCTGCAACGCCGATCCTGCTGCCCTCGCCAAGGGGCTGTTCGGCAAGAGTGTCGCCCGCGCCGTGCGTCCGGTCCCACCCGCCAAGCGCTCGCTTTCCGCCATGGTGTGGCTGGCCAAGGCGCGTACCTCGGGATTCCCGCTGAACCATCACAATGTGTTTTTTTCGCCCGATTACCCGCGCGAGTTTGCCGAGATCGCACAGGGCCGCGTGCCGTCTGCCCCGACGGCCTATGTCTGCGCGCTGGACCGCGGCGCAGGAGCCGTCCCCGATGGGCCCGAGCGCCTGCAAGTCATCGTCAACGCGCCCGCCAACGGCGACACCCACAGTTACGGCCCAGAGGAGAGAGAGCGATGCACATCGACCATGCTGGAGCGGCTGCAAGCCTGCGGGCTGGAGCTGGAGACGCCGCTGCCGCACGCACTCGTCACGCCCAGCGATTTCTCGACACGCTTCCCGGCGACGGGCGGGGCGCTCTATGGTCGGGCTTCGCACGGGTGGGCGGCCTCCTTCCTCCGGCCCGGGAGCCGGACAGCGATCCATGGGCTCTATTGCGCGGGCGGGGCGACGCATCCTGGCGCGGGCGTGCCGATGGCCGCCTTGTCGGGGAGGCTGGCGAGCGAGGCCGTCTTGCACGACCGTGCTTCGACCCGGTGGTACCACCGCAAGGCTACCGCTGGTGGTATGTCGATGCGATCAGCGAATGCGGCGCCTACGGGCTGA